Within Hoplias malabaricus isolate fHopMal1 chromosome 16, fHopMal1.hap1, whole genome shotgun sequence, the genomic segment tctctctctttctctctctcttactcttacacacacacacacacacacacacacacatacacacacacacacacatacacacacacttgcatgcTGCACTGCAAATCTGAACTCAACAGACCTGTAAGCTCCATAACTGACATTCCATAGCGCGTACTGCTCCAGGTTTCTGTATGGCATATATTTCTGAAATCCTGTTACTATAAGTCCTTGTTCTGAAACAGCAGGAAAATGTCGTTTCTCACAGCTTAACAAGTCAAATTTTTGCAACGATCACTCTTTCCCCTGCATGAGAAGGATTCAATGCATTAGCAGGGCCAGAAAACACTTTTCACACCATGCTTCTGTCAGAAAAATAGGGAGCTTGAGaaagaatgtaaaataaatatatattaaaaataaatgacttatatataatataattacagaGATATCTGAGTCCTTCATATGGAAAGTTAAGACTACAAAAATCCATGACTGCGTGTAAGAGGTGAAATCTAGGTTTCAGTGAGCGATGGTTATtttaagaaagaaagagaaaaaaaagaaagagagagagaaaaagaaaaataagaatgACATTTCTTCTGCAAAATCTCTTCATGGGAAGTGTGATAACAAATGCCTCTTGTTTGAGAGCATAGGTCTCAGTCACAAAAGCAAAACAGGGAAGGAGACAGAGCAGGGAGAAAGATACAAAAGAGGGaaagtgggaaaaaaaaggaaattatcAAACAGTTACAAGTGAGGTAAGAAAACAATAGCACGTTGTTTTCTCTCCTCTGGTTTTGCGTTGGTGTTGGTTTGTCTGCGGTGCACCCTTCTGAGTAGAGTTCCATTTCCCTCACTAAGGGAGTGTGCCATGGGCTCACATGATGGAGCAGCATTTGCACGGCTGCTTCTCCTTGCTCTTAACCACAGGTGCCCCGTCCTCTGGCTCTGCAGGCTCTCCTGAGGCCTCCTGGGCTTTGGCTGGCTCAGCCGGACCTCCATTGGGAGGAGCCTGCTGCTCCTCCTTGGCCTCACCCTTATTTTCCCCATCCTCGATGACCACCAGCTCGGCCTTGACTGTGGTGCTTTCCAGCCCCAGCACTTTCTTGGTCTCGTCCTCATCCTCGACGTTCTGGTAGCCCATGAACACCATTGTGACTGGGTTGTCTGCGCTGGCCTCGTTTACCTCACCCTGTTGAACAGTTGCGGCCGACTTGGCTTCCACACCTGTGATCTCTAAAATGGCTGCTGGAGTGCTCCCTGCTGTCCCCGTATCTGTCACggccctctcttcctcctctgcctctttctTGGGGGTTGCTTTGGTGCCCTCGCTCAAGGTGATTTCGTCTGCTTTGTGGATGAGCTCCTCCACTTCAGATGAGCTGAGCTGGTGGACACCGTTAGCCACTGCACCCACTTCATGCACCACTGCAAAAGACAAAGTCGGCAGGGTGTTACGAAAACAAACTGGACCTTAGGTAAAACCTAAGTCATGCCCTTTGCCATAAGGTTGTCATCACAGTATTAAATTTCAAAATGGTGGAAAGTTCTGAAATGAAGTTGCTCTTTACATATTATTAGCACATCTACAATGGTAAGAGATTAGTATAATtacagtcattttatttaaacccCTCTACTTCtactttaatttacaaaatgtatttaaagtcatttttaatcCTTAggttttttgttagttttaaacCTAGCTGCCTAGCTAACAAATGGTAGCCTAATAGCTAATTAGCGCTAGTATATTTGGCCCATTGTGTACTGTTAGATCTTTATTTATGGTAGCTAAAGAAAAATGTCAATCAAATTAAGCTAATCTTAGTGTTATTTTATGTCCCTAAAGTGAGTTTTTCAAAAGGAGTCTAAATGTCTGGAACAGACCATTAAATTACCTCATATTTTGCTTCATTCATTATGTTTCTTAACAAACCATTAGGTGTCGTCAAATATGCCTGTTCATAGACTAGCAAACATCAAATGGATGATAAAATGTTGATTAAGTTCCTTATACAAGAAACGTGGTGTTCTGTTGCTGGATTTTGGTTTTTCAGTACACTTTGCACTCAACTATGAAACACACTTATGGTAAAAGCACATGAACAATCAATGGTCACCAGCAGAAGACTGTAACTGtagggtgtgtgagagaaaggtTCCACATCACTTGTTGGAAGTACACACTTAGCTACCCAAGCGTCAGCCTGAGGCTGTGACAAGCTTAGCAGACAGAGCAAAGGGGCTAAGCAGGGTGAACACATGAAAGAAGGAGAAGGGGTTGTTAGCATTAGCAAACAGCAGCATTAGCATATCTGCTGCAGGTGGAGGGTGCATAAACTTGAATTGGTTTTCTGTGATGCGTTTTTAAGATACAAAATTGCAATTTATCTTAAAAACATAGATTAACCCTTAAATGGACTGAACATAATGTTGCACCTTGAGAAACATGACATGGACAGATCCTCTGAGGTTGATGTGAGCACACAGAACCAAAATCAAAATCCAAAAGGAGTGAAAGGCTGGGAAGCTCCAAGCTGGGTGGAAGTGTGGTGCGGGTCATGCCTAAACACTAGCAATAAATTCAGTACAAGTGGCAAATGGTAATGCTGTCAAAAAGCATAAAAaattaatgatttgtttttttaaatgaaagtatACATTAGGGGTATTAGGATGACAATCTCAGTGTTGCGGTGGCTCAGCTAAGCCATGCTAAACTGAAGTATCTTTACGAGAAGCTGTTGTTATGGTCAGTTTGACCCTTCTAATATAACTGTCCTTGGTCAATACACTTTTTAACTCTTATTCAGAGCTTGATTCcagtttagaaaaataaaaaatgattttccAAATGTACGCTTATAAGTGTATGAAGGAACACTAGCACTTCTCGTAAAGCAGCCTGACATTAAGTCCTCCTGCACCAGTCACCTTTCTGTTCATCCTCATACACTTTGACCCCTTGCTGAGAGAGGTCTTTGGGCAGTAGTGTGTTGGTGGACAAGACCTTGGTCTCGCCCGTGGCCAGGTCCTTCTCAACAGTGATCTCTACGGAGTACATCGCTGGGCGAGCAACGAGAGAAGAGATTAATATCCTGCAAAGAGGGTGCTCTCATTCTCACAAAACCAAGCAGCCAGTCATGCACTCAGCCTATAATTAGTGCTGGGGTGTAATGATGAAATACTTTCCAGTCATGTATATCGTCATATCAAAAGACGTTATAAATCCCAAATAATTAACCTTTGCTGCCTATTTCTAACCTGTACACATTGATTTGTGCTGATTTCTTACTATTCAATTACACAAAGAAGCCTTAAATAGTGTTTCTACTGGCACCTTCAAAAAAAGCTCAGTTTTTGGAGAAGTATCACACATGTTTAAACCTTTTAAGTCTTGTATTATTATGTATATTTCAGTTTTGACTAAAAACAGCCAGATGAAAGATGCCCAGTGAGGATTATTGTTTCATTGAATGGGTGTAGATACAACCAAAACATCTCTGCCATTAGATAGGACTTCAGGATCTGAACTAAAAGCCAATTCACATCAAATTAAATGCTAACATAACCAGGTACTAACAGTGGAGTCTACactttacattgtgtgtgtttacattttatcCTGCATCTTACATAGAGTACAGGCACATCAACAGTCCCAGGTCTTGTCTGCAATTACAGCTCTCAACCAGTGCTCAGCGAGTGCAGGGAAATAAAAgtacacattaaaaacaagcGTTTCTGCTCCTTGTTCCTGGGTTCtcgcactgaactgagctgtggctcattctaaTTTAAAAGAGCAGTCCCTGAAAGTTtgttcattctgaacagggctgtttacacagggtgAATACGCTGCTGTGTGATTTAATTCTTGTAGTAGTTTGACCAAACTATTTCACAgaggtttcattaagaccccagaacggTGGTCTCACTGAAAGCTTAGATTGTTCTCATCCTCAGAGGAAGTTCAAGCTGATAAAGCGCAGCCTTTTTTCTCATTTCATTTAAGGGTGCCAAGTCTCCTGGAGGGCAGTGTAGTGTGT encodes:
- the palm1a gene encoding paralemmin 1a isoform X2, whose translation is MSEALAQQERLQAIAEKRKKQTEIENKKRQLEDDRRQLQHLKSKALRERWLMDGAPSAGSEEDEAKKQLQEDEAKTKGLEEAILRLEQELEELETGVSATSTKESLSDMAKQEDTKAVDKKVVGDTVKVIREIKEVKVHVSPRLEKSRVDSDMMRAAMYSVEITVEKDLATGETKVLSTNTLLPKDLSQQGVKVYEDEQKVVHEVGAVANGVHQLSSSEVEELIHKADEITLSEGTKATPKKEAEEEERAVTDTGTAGSTPAAILEITGVEAKSAATVQQGEVNEASADNPVTMVFMGYQNVEDEDETKKVLGLESTTVKAELVVIEDGENKGEAKEEQQAPPNGGPAEPAKAQEASGEPAEPEDGAPVVKSKEKQPCKCCSIM
- the palm1a gene encoding paralemmin 1a isoform X1 codes for the protein MCHLNLAVSTWLQFSTIFPGFFCFYVELEVIWTMSEALAQQERLQAIAEKRKKQTEIENKKRQLEDDRRQLQHLKSKALRERWLMDGAPSAGSEEDEAKKQLQEDEAKTKGLEEAILRLEQELEELETGVSATSTKESLSDMAKQEDTKAVDKKVVGDTVKVIREIKEVKVHVSPRLEKSRVDSDMMRAAMYSVEITVEKDLATGETKVLSTNTLLPKDLSQQGVKVYEDEQKVVHEVGAVANGVHQLSSSEVEELIHKADEITLSEGTKATPKKEAEEEERAVTDTGTAGSTPAAILEITGVEAKSAATVQQGEVNEASADNPVTMVFMGYQNVEDEDETKKVLGLESTTVKAELVVIEDGENKGEAKEEQQAPPNGGPAEPAKAQEASGEPAEPEDGAPVVKSKEKQPCKCCSIM
- the palm1a gene encoding paralemmin 1a isoform X3, producing MCHLNLAVSTWLQFSTIFPGFFCFYVELEVIWTMSEALAQQERLQAIAEKRKKQTEIENKKRQLEDDRRQLQHLKSKALRERWLMDGAPSAGSEEDEAKKQLQEDEAKTKGLEEAILRLEQELEELETGVSATSTKESLSDMAKQEDTKAVDKKVVGDTVKVVHEVGAVANGVHQLSSSEVEELIHKADEITLSEGTKATPKKEAEEEERAVTDTGTAGSTPAAILEITGVEAKSAATVQQGEVNEASADNPVTMVFMGYQNVEDEDETKKVLGLESTTVKAELVVIEDGENKGEAKEEQQAPPNGGPAEPAKAQEASGEPAEPEDGAPVVKSKEKQPCKCCSIM